In Procambarus clarkii isolate CNS0578487 chromosome 6, FALCON_Pclarkii_2.0, whole genome shotgun sequence, one DNA window encodes the following:
- the LOC123762375 gene encoding ice-structuring glycoprotein-like, whose amino-acid sequence MLHPLLPTHGILENKISPASVPPAISTVTYHADPATAVPPAISTATYRADPATAVPPAISTAISHADSATAVPPAISTATYHADPATAVPPAISTATSHADPATAVPPAISTATSHADPATAVLLAISTVTYHADPATAVPPALSTATYADPATAVPPAI is encoded by the coding sequence ATGTTACACCCCCTTCTTCCTACTCACGGCATCCTTGAAAACAAAATTTCCCCGGCTtctgttcctcctgctatttctactgttacttatcatgctgatccagctactgctgttcctccggctatttctactgctacttatcgtgctgatccagctactgctgttcctcctgctatttctactgctaTTTCTCATGCTGATtcagctactgctgttcctcctgctatttctactgcAACTTACCATGCTGATCCggctactgctgttcctcctgctatttctactgctacttctcatgctgatccagctactgctgttcctcctgctatttctactgctacttctcatgctgatccagctactgctgttcTTCTTGCTATTTCTACTGTTACCTATCATGCTGATCctgctactgctgttcctcctgctctTTCTACTGCTACTTatgctgatccagctactgctgttcctcctgcgatttaa